Genomic window (Kwoniella dendrophila CBS 6074 chromosome 1, complete sequence):
CGACAGCCCATGTAAGGTAGTTGTCCCAATCAGCTTTTCTAAGTGGAAGACCTTCTCTGATAGCTGGTTCATCGACTTGGATAGCTTTGATACCGGCGTTGGCAAGGtcaacaacttcatctcGGAGAGCAAGAGCAAGTTGTTTAGATTGAACTTCTTTGGTGACATCGGCTCTTGGGAAAGACCAGTTGAGGATGGTGACTGGACCAGTTAACATACCCTTCATTGGTTTTTTGGTGAGGGATTGAGCGTATGATGACCATCTAACGGAAAGAGGAGCAGGTCTTGAGACATCTGAGACAACGATGGGTGGTCTAACGTATCTTGAACCGTATGATTGTACCCAACCGAGTtgagtgaagatgaaaccGGTCAATTGTTCACCAAAGTATTGAACCATATCGTTTCTTTCTGGTTCACCGTGGACAAGTAAATCAAGTCCAACTTTTTCTTGGAATTCGACAACGGCACCAACTTCTTTCTCCATAGCTTTCTCGTATTCTTCTTGGTTAATTTCACCTTTGGTGAATTTAGATCGAGCAACTCGGATTTCTTTGGTTTGAGGGAATGAACcaatggtggtggttggGAATTTAGGAAGGTTGAGGTGTTTCTTTTGAGCTTCTCTTCTGGTCTCGAAAGGTGATTTTCTCTTGAGTTGTTCTTCAGTGATGGCTGAAACTCGGTCTCTGACAGCTGAGTCAGAGTTTCTTTCGAATTCTCTTCGGGCAGCAATGTCTTTGGTATTTTGTTCGAAAGCTTCGGTTTCTTTACCGTTAAGGGCACTGGCAAGAGTGGCAACTTCTTCACATTTTTCGGTAGCGAAAGATAACCATGAAACTTGTTCAGGAGTTAATTTGGTTTCAACTTTGATGGAAATAGGAGTGTGGAGAAGGGATGATGAGGTGGAGACGGTTACTCTGTCAGCACCAAGTTCGGCGATAGCTTTGTCGGcaagagctttagaagctttgAGATCGTTCTTCCAGATGTTTCTACCTGAAACAACACCAAGTTCGATAGCGATTTTGGTTGGTTTAAGGGCAGCAAGAACTTCATCAAGTTGTTTTGGTTCTCGGTCAAGATCGAGATGGAGAGCGTGGATAGGAAGATCTTTAAggaattcaattgatttaccaaCTCGGCCGTAAGcggtggtgatggtgattttAGGAGCAACTGGTGAAAGAGCTTCGTAAAC
Coding sequences:
- a CDS encoding 5-methyltetrahydropteroyltriglutamate-homocysteine S-methyltransferase; its protein translation is MVKSAVLGYPRVGVNRSAKKAIESYWAGNSSAEQLQETAKNIRKERWESIKNAGVDVIPSGDFTLYDHLLDHSFNFGVIPQRYVEQKLSPLDTYFAMGRGKQDRSKGIDVVASEMGKFFDSNYHIVKVDHSPSTEFSLKNNQQLNEYKEAKELGITTRPVLFGPITYLSLVRAGRDAPADFEPISLLDKLVPVYKQLLTELKEAGVEEVQIDEPILVLDKAESQGDLFKKVYEALSPVAPKITITTAYGRVGKSIEFLKDLPIHALHLDLDREPKQLDEVLAALKPTKIAIELGVVSGRNIWKNDLKASKALADKAIAELGADRVTVSTSSSLLHTPISIKVETKLTPEQVSWLSFATEKCEEVATLASALNGKETEAFEQNTKDIAARREFERNSDSAVRDRVSAITEEQLKRKSPFETRREAQKKHLNLPKFPTTTIGSFPQTKEIRVARSKFTKGEINQEEYEKAMEKEVGAVVEFQEKVGLDLLVHGEPERNDMVQYFGEQLTGFIFTQLGWVQSYGSRYVRPPIVVSDVSRPAPLSVRWSSYAQSLTKKPMKGMLTGPVTILNWSFPRADVTKEVQSKQLALALRDEVVDLANAGIKAIQVDEPAIREGLPLRKADWDNYLTWAVDSFRLSTSGVEDDIQVHSHFCYSDFGDIFPSIQRLDADVISIEASKADLKLLDVFKNHGYSNEIGPGVYDIHSPRVPSEQEIKDRIAAMVKVLPADLMIVNPDCGLKTRGWKETEESLANLVAAAKWARETYA